One genomic region from Rosa rugosa chromosome 1, drRosRugo1.1, whole genome shotgun sequence encodes:
- the LOC133722547 gene encoding malate dehydrogenase, glyoxysomal-like, with amino-acid sequence MMQSSSDASQRIARISGHLDPQNLQMEDAGTLRRLNCRAKGGASGFKVAILGAAGGIGQPLAMLMKMNPLVSVLHLYDVVNTPGVTSDISHMDTGAVVRGFLGQQQLEEALIGMELVIIPAGVPRKPGMTRDDLFNINAGIVRTLCEGIAKCCPNAVVNLISNPVNSTVPIAAEVFKRAGTFDPKRLLGVTMLDVVRANTFVAEVLGLDPREVDVPVVGGHAGVTILPLLSQVKPPCSFTPKEVDYLTDRIQNGGTEVVEAKAGAGSATLSMAYSAVKFADACLRGLRGDAGVVECAFVASQVTELPFFASKVRLGRTGVEEIHPLGPLNEYERSGLEKAKKELATSIQKGVSFIRK; translated from the exons ATGATGCAGTCGAGCTCAGACGCGAGTCAACGGATTGCTAGAATCTCCGGCCATCTCGACCCTCAGAATCTCCAGATGGAGGACGCCGGGACTCTCCGGCGACTGAACTGCCGCGCCAAGGGCGGCGCGTCGGGTTTCAAAGTCGCGATTTTGGGAGCGGCCGGCGGCATAGGTcagcctctggccatgttgatGAAGATGAACCCTCTCGTCTCCGTCCTCCATCTATACGACGTCGTTAACACCCCCGGCGTCACCTCTGACATCAGCCACATGGACACCGGCGCCGTG GTGCGTGGGTTTTTAGGGCAGCAGCAGCTGGAGGAAGCTTTGATCGGAATGGAGCTGGTGATAATTCCGGCCGGCGTGCCTAGGAAACCGGGAATGACTAGAGATGATTTGTTTAACATCAATGCCGGAATTGTGCGGACGCTTTGTGAAGGAATTGCCAAGTGTTGTCCCAATGCTGTAGTTAACTTGATTAGCAATCCTGTGAACTCTACGGTTCCTATTGCCGCTGAGGTTTTCAAAAGGGCTGGGACTTTCGACCCGAAGCGGCTTTTGGGAGTTACCATGCTTGATGTTGTTAGAGCCAATACTTTTGTG GCAGAGGTTTTGGGTCTTGATCCTAGGGAAGTTGATGTCCCTGTTGTTGGTGGTCATGCTGGAGTTACTATTTTGCCTCTTCTGTCTCAG GTTAAGCCTCCATGCTCTTTCACCCCAAAGGAAGTTGATTATCTAACTGATCGCATTCAGAATGGTGGAACTGAGGTTGTTGAG GCAAAAGCTGGAGCTGGTTCTGCAACTTTATCAATG GCATACTCTGCTGTTAAATTTGCAGATGCATGCCTTCGTGGCTTAAGAGGGGACGCCGGTGTTGTTGAATGTGCATTTGTGGCTTCTCAG GTGACTGAACTTCCCTTCTTTGCATCGAAGGTACGGCTTGGCCGTACTGGAGTTGAGGAAATACACCCTCTTGGCCCCCTGAATGAGTATGAGAG GTCTGGTTTGGAGAAGGCAAAGAAAGAATTAGCAACAAGCATTCAGAAGGGGGTTTCTTTCATCAGAAAGTGA